AACGGGCCGTCTGCGACGGAAGCAGACGGCCCAAGAGAGCGGATCAGTCTTGATTGTCGTGCCACAGCGGAGGGAGGACCGGGGCACCATCACCTGTTGGGAGCGGCGACAAGTGATGATTTGATGAATATACTATCTCTCGGCTGTCGCAGTCAGTGTACAGAAGTATAGTGCTTCCATAGCTGGCGCTATTGGGGCGCCACGCTTAGGACGAGATGAGGAAAAGTGTGCGCAGCTTTCCGCCCGCGTCCTGCTCTAACCCATTAGAATAGTTCACGGCTCATGCAGCGGTTAGCCACGTTGCTTTCGGCGGTGCTGGTCGGGAAATTCCATGAAGCCGGAGCGCCCCTGTCCGCCCCGACCGCTTTCCCTACGAATGCATGTCGCGGCTGGCGCGTTAGCCCGGTGTACGCATCGTTTGACGGTCCCCTTTTGGATCCGACCGACGAAGGCGTCGCCATCTCGCCGGAGTCGTGCCTTCGAACCGCCTGAACATACGTGTGAGATGTGCTTGATCCGCCAGACCGCAGTTGCCGGCTATCTCGGTGAGCGTCTGACCGGTGTTCAGCATCAGATTGCGGGCGTGGCGTATCCTTTGTTCCATGATAAAGGCGTATGGCGATTTTCCAAGACGCACCGAGAACGCGCGGGTGAAGTGGCTGGGGCTGAGCCCGACCTCCGCAGCCAGTTCACGAACCCTGAGCGGGCCGTCCATGTTGCGCAATACGTAGGCCACAACACGCTTGAGCTGGAGATCGCTGAGTGCCGTGTCGCCCTCGGGATAGATATAAATACCGACGGCCGGCTCGCTGGTCTCGGCCCCGGTCCGATCATTCTTGCCATCACGCAAAACTTCGGATCCGAGCGCGATTGATGAGGATACGCGTACACAGCCAGGCGCGACTGTGACACGTTCCCCATCCGTTAGACCCATCGGTGTTTCATTCACGTTTTTGGGCTGGACAAGGCGGTCCATGGTTGCTCCATTCGCGGCGGCACCATAAGCATATGGCTCCAAGCAAACATGATTAGACCTCAATATCCCGGCGGCGTTCTATCGTATGGTAGTATCGTCGACCTATACGATGGTATAGGTCGCCTTTGCTTCACAGATCGGAGCGGCCGCGACAACCGACAGATTTGGTGAGCCGGCTGTCTACAGCGCCGTGCGTCTAAACGGACGCCCAAAGGTCGCTGCACCTTGAATTGCTGCATGATTTTGTCCTTAAATCGATTCCGATCTAAGGAATCATACTGCTGCGCTTACAGTTCGATTCGCGGATCTGTGAGCGATTGAGCGATTTCCACGGCAATACTAGCGAGGATATAGATCGTCCCGAAAACCATCGAGACCCCAAGTATCGCCGGCAGGTCGGCAGTGGCGAAGGATTCGGTCATGTAGAGCCCAAGGCCGGGCCAACCAAACACCGATTCGACCACCAGCAGGTTACCGAACAGCAGCCTTATCTGCAGGCCCGTCATTGCCAATGGGGCGGAGGCGGCGTTCCTGAGACCATGTCGCAACACAACGGCCGCCTCGCCGAGACCCTTGCCTCGCGCTGTTCGGATATAGGGTTGTCGCATCACATCGTGCAGTGACCCTGCAAGGCTGCGAACGATCGCTACCGCAAATGGCAGGGCCAAAGCTGTTGCAGGCAGCGTCAGATGTGCCAGCGCATCGATGCTGACGTCCGGCCGGCCCGCAAGAAGACCGTCCATGACGTAAAAGCCCGTGGTTCCAACGAAGTCGCGAAATTGAAGACGACCGCTTCCCGGCAGCCAATCCACACGGAACCAGAAGACATAGGCCAACAACACGGCCAACAAAATAATTGGTATCGATCCCAGCGCAACAAACACGTGGCGCAGGATCTGTGACCGTGCGCCGCCCAATAGAAGCAGTGTCAGGCTGAACGCCAATCCCATCGCCAGGATTGTAGACACCAGAATGAGTTCGAGCGTAGCGGGCAGGTACCGCAGAAGGTCGTCACCTACGGGTTGGCGCGTGCGAACCGATTTGCCGAAGTCTCCTGCGGTTACGCGCAACAGGAAATGGCCGTATTGGACCGCAATCGGATCGTTAAGGCCCAATTCCTCGCGTACGGTTTCGATCGTCGACGACGGCGCGTAGGGACCTGCTATGGCCCGCGCCGGGTCAGAGGGGATGACGCTTTGCAGCAAGAAAACGATGAAGCTCATAACCATGAGAACGATGGCCAGACTACATGCCCGTTTCGCGAAATAAAGGGCCATGCTTAGGTGCCCTTCAGCATCGCGCGAAGTCCATCGCCGGCGAGGTTTGAGAAGAGGCACAGAAGGAAGAGAGCAACCGCGGGCAAGATCGGGATCCACCAGAAAACCGTCAAACTGTCGAGCGAGCGTGCCGTCATGGCTCCGAGTTCGGCCGATGGCGCGGGCTGGCCGAGGCCGAGAAACGACATCACCGACAGCGCCATGACCATGTTGGAGACATCGAGTGTCGCTGCGATGATCAAAGCAGGGACCGCTCCTGGAAGCAGATAGCGTAGCATCAGGCGAGGGCCGGCCACGCCGGCGGCGCGTGCCGCCTCCACATGCGGCCGCGCGTATAGCCGTCGAATTTCGTCCCGTGAGACGCGGGCGTACCAGGGCCACCAGAAGATGGCGAGCGCGACGATGCTGTGAAGGAGGCTCGGCCCCAAAACTGCGACCGCCGCAAGCGCAATAAGAGTGCTGGGCAGCACCAGGAACAAGTCGACGACACGCTGAACGATAAAATCCACCTTGCCGCCAATGGCACCGGACACAACCCCGATGAGGGAGCCAAGCACGAGGCTGAACAAGATCACCGCGAGGCTTGCCAGCCAGGTGGACTGCACGCCGACAAGCACGCGCGCGAACAGATCGCGACCGACCTCGTCCGTGCCGAACCAATGTGTTTGCGAGGGAGGAAGATAAGCCTCTGCGATCCGCAAATAGGGATCATGGGGCGTCAGCCAGGTCGCCAACAAGGCAACCACCGTAATCAGTAAGACACCGGCGATGCCGACCCAACCCGACCAGCCGACCATACGCAAGCCGTCGTGAAGGCGCGAAAGCGAATTTGCATGTTCATTCATCCCACGGATCATCGAGCGAGCATCGCGTCGAGTCTTGGACAGGCTTCAATCAGCGCACGGGTGACAGCACCACGGGAAGGGGACTGCAACATGTCGGCTTCAAACTCCTCAACGACCACCCCCTTGTTTAACACGATGATACGGTCGGCAATAATCCTTGCCGCGGCAAGGTCATGAGTGACAAACAGCATCGCGAGTCCAAGGCGCCGGCGAAGATCATTAAGAAGATTGAGAGTTGCCGCCGCCAGCGGGACGTCCATGGCGCTGATCGGCTCGTCGCACAGAAGCAGTTTGGGTGGCACCACGACGGCACGGGCCACGATGGCGCGTTGGCACTGGCCGACCGAGAGCTCCGACGGCAGGGCATGCATCAGCGACGGATCGAGCCCTACACTCTGCAAGGATTCACCGACCCTCCGCCGACGCTCGGCGGCAGAGGTGACGCGGGGACGCAGGCGTTCACCGATCTGGTCGCCGACGGACAGCCAGGGTGTCAGCGCCGACACCGGATCCTGGAAGATCACCTGCGGCCGGCGGTCAAGGCATGAGACGCGCCCGCTGTCAGCAGCCATCAGTCCCGCGGCGATCCTCAACAGGGTCGATTTTCCGGACCCGCTTTCGCCGACAACGGCGACTGATTGGCCGAGCGGGATTGATAGATTCACTCCTCTGAGCGCGGGGATCAGGCGCCGCCTTTCCCAGACCCGTTGCCTGTCCGCAGGAAAGTGCTTGTGGACATTCACAAGCTCGAGTGCCATCGGGCCGTCCGTGACCTTCTCGCCAGCCCATGCCTCGCGGGCAGCCGCGACAGGAAGGGCAGGGAACGGCGTTTCGTCCGAACGATGGCATGCGACCAGACCGGAATGCGCTTGAGCGCGGCGCTCTCGGGGGCGGACGCTGGAACAATCGCTCCGGGCAATCTGGCAGTGCAAGACATAGCCGCAACCACGATCGCTCGTTTCGTCATGCCTGAATGCAGGCTGCCGGGTCGGCAACGGACGTGAACGGTCGGAATTGAGATCGTAGCGGGCGGCGAAGAGACTGGCCGAGTAGGGATGCTGCGGATTTCTCGCGACCTCGCGCAGCGTGCCGATCTCCGCCATTCGCCCACCGAAAAGCACCATTATGCGGTCCGCCACTGTGGCCGCTACATTGAGGTCGTGGGTGATGTAGATGATCGCGGTCTGCTCTTCTCGGGCAAGATTGCGCACGAGTTGGAGCAAATGTGCTTGTGTCGTGACATCGAGCGCGGTTGTCGGCTCGTCGGCTATGAGGAGCTTCGGACGCGCCATCATCGCCATTGCGATCAGCACCCGCTGCCGTTCGCCGCCCGACAGACGATGAGGAAAAGTACCGGCGATGCGCTGCGCGTCGCTCAGACCGGCGCGGCGCAGGCTACCGAGTATCAGCGTCTCGTCTCCATCTGCGGATTCGTGCAACTGACGGCGGATGGTCATCGTGGGATTGAGCGCGCCCATAGGGTCCTGTGGAACGGCGCGCACGAGCGAACGCCGCGCGGAGCGCAACAGGTGCGGCGGTGAGCCGACTATTTCCAGGCCCGCGAGCCGGATCGAGCCGCTCACTTCCGGCGCGCTCTCGGCCGGCAGAAGACCTTGGATCGCAGCGCCCAGCGTCGACTTTCCCGCGCCGCTTTCGCCGACGACAGCCAGGATTTCACCCGGACCCACCGCGAAACTGATCTCGTCGAGCGCGCGGTGCCGCTGGCGGTTCCTGGCCAGAACGACCCCGAGCCTGTCAACAGTGAGGACTGGTTCAACCATCTCGTTGGGTAGTGAATATAAACTCAGCGACGCATGCCTCCCGAAGTGCATTGGCGGGTGCGCCTGGCTGCGAACTGCAAAGCTTGAGAATGCTGGTCATGTCCCTAGCCTCACGCGTTGACCGCCTTCAAACCATTCAAACCTTGCATCAGCGTGCCCATCGTACCGTCGCAAAATCGATGTTTCCGGGTGGGAAGGCAGGGCGCAGCCCGAGGTCAGTCAACCCCTTGGCGTGGACCACGACATCTTCCACATCGACCAGAGGAATGACATGACCGGCTTCGACATATAGATGTCCGGCTCTTTCGTAGAGGGCGTTACGCTCGGCAATATCGGTCTTTGTGCCAGCGACATCAACAATGGCGTCAGCCTCCGGCAGGCTCCTGCCATAAAAATTGAGCGGCGCATCCTTGGTGAAGAAAGCCCGCACCTGGTTTTCCGGATGGGCTGCGTCCGGGCTCGAAATGGTGAGCAAGGCGTCAGGTGCGTTAGGGTCGCCTTTCAGCGCAAAAGCGGCTCCCGGCGGCAGGACGTGGGCCGTTGCCTTGACGCCAATCAGGGCGAGCTGGACGATCAGACGGTCGGAGATGCGGGCATACGTCGCCTTCGTGCTATGCAAACCGATGACGAGATTGACTTCGCCAAGTCTCGCGATCGCAGCCTTGGCAGCGTCGATGTCATTCGGAAACTCGATTGGATCCGTGGGGTCGAGCATCAGGTTC
The genomic region above belongs to Sinorhizobium mexicanum and contains:
- a CDS encoding helix-turn-helix domain-containing protein gives rise to the protein MDRLVQPKNVNETPMGLTDGERVTVAPGCVRVSSSIALGSEVLRDGKNDRTGAETSEPAVGIYIYPEGDTALSDLQLKRVVAYVLRNMDGPLRVRELAAEVGLSPSHFTRAFSVRLGKSPYAFIMEQRIRHARNLMLNTGQTLTEIAGNCGLADQAHLTRMFRRFEGTTPARWRRLRRSDPKGDRQTMRTPG
- a CDS encoding ABC transporter permease, producing the protein MDPDLARGCSLPSVPLLKPRRRWTSRDAEGHLSMALYFAKRACSLAIVLMVMSFIVFLLQSVIPSDPARAIAGPYAPSSTIETVREELGLNDPIAVQYGHFLLRVTAGDFGKSVRTRQPVGDDLLRYLPATLELILVSTILAMGLAFSLTLLLLGGARSQILRHVFVALGSIPIILLAVLLAYVFWFRVDWLPGSGRLQFRDFVGTTGFYVMDGLLAGRPDVSIDALAHLTLPATALALPFAVAIVRSLAGSLHDVMRQPYIRTARGKGLGEAAVVLRHGLRNAASAPLAMTGLQIRLLFGNLLVVESVFGWPGLGLYMTESFATADLPAILGVSMVFGTIYILASIAVEIAQSLTDPRIEL
- a CDS encoding ABC transporter permease, which codes for MNEHANSLSRLHDGLRMVGWSGWVGIAGVLLITVVALLATWLTPHDPYLRIAEAYLPPSQTHWFGTDEVGRDLFARVLVGVQSTWLASLAVILFSLVLGSLIGVVSGAIGGKVDFIVQRVVDLFLVLPSTLIALAAVAVLGPSLLHSIVALAIFWWPWYARVSRDEIRRLYARPHVEAARAAGVAGPRLMLRYLLPGAVPALIIAATLDVSNMVMALSVMSFLGLGQPAPSAELGAMTARSLDSLTVFWWIPILPAVALFLLCLFSNLAGDGLRAMLKGT
- a CDS encoding ABC transporter ATP-binding protein, which codes for MVEPVLTVDRLGVVLARNRQRHRALDEISFAVGPGEILAVVGESGAGKSTLGAAIQGLLPAESAPEVSGSIRLAGLEIVGSPPHLLRSARRSLVRAVPQDPMGALNPTMTIRRQLHESADGDETLILGSLRRAGLSDAQRIAGTFPHRLSGGERQRVLIAMAMMARPKLLIADEPTTALDVTTQAHLLQLVRNLAREEQTAIIYITHDLNVAATVADRIMVLFGGRMAEIGTLREVARNPQHPYSASLFAARYDLNSDRSRPLPTRQPAFRHDETSDRGCGYVLHCQIARSDCSSVRPRERRAQAHSGLVACHRSDETPFPALPVAAAREAWAGEKVTDGPMALELVNVHKHFPADRQRVWERRRLIPALRGVNLSIPLGQSVAVVGESGSGKSTLLRIAAGLMAADSGRVSCLDRRPQVIFQDPVSALTPWLSVGDQIGERLRPRVTSAAERRRRVGESLQSVGLDPSLMHALPSELSVGQCQRAIVARAVVVPPKLLLCDEPISAMDVPLAAATLNLLNDLRRRLGLAMLFVTHDLAAARIIADRIIVLNKGVVVEEFEADMLQSPSRGAVTRALIEACPRLDAMLAR